A single window of Oncorhynchus keta strain PuntledgeMale-10-30-2019 chromosome 34, Oket_V2, whole genome shotgun sequence DNA harbors:
- the LOC118367485 gene encoding protein S100-A1-like, whose product MGSKLESAMEGLIQVFHSYSSKEGDKYKLSKVELKNLLQGELSEFLAACKDPMVVEKIMSDLDENKDGEVDFQEFVVLVVALTVACNEFFVEGLN is encoded by the exons ATGGGTTCCAAACTCGAGAGTGCAATGGAGGGGCTAATTCAAGTGTTCCACTCATACTCCTCAAAAGAAGGGGACAAGTACAAGCTGAGCAAAGTTGAGCTGAAGAATCTATTGCAGGGTGAACTGAGTGAATTCCTGGCG gcATGCAAGGACCCTATGGTAGTAGAGAAGATCATGAGTGATCTGGATGAAAACAAAGATGGCGAAGTGGACTTTCAGGAGTTTGTCGTCTTGGTTGTTGCGCTGACGGTGGCCTGTAACGAGTTCTTTGTAGAGGGCCtgaattaa
- the LOC127915165 gene encoding protein S100-A1-like isoform X1 translates to MFIMDPLRTARYSQQCKMGSKLESAMEGLIQVFHSYSSKEGDKYKLSKVELKNLLQGELSEFLAACKDPMVVEKIMSDLDENKDGKVDFQEFVVLVVALTVACNEFFVEGLNE, encoded by the exons ATGTTTATCATGGACCCCCTGAGAACAGCAAG GTATTCACAGCAGTGTAAAATGGGTTCCAAACTCGAGAGTGCAATGGAGGGGCTAATTCAAGTGTTCCACTCATACTCCTCAAAAGAAGGGGACAAGTACAAGCTGAGCAAAGTTGAGCTGAAGAATCTATTGCAGGGTGAACTGAGTGAATTCCTGGCG gcatgCAAGGACCCTATGGTAGTAGAGAAGATCATGAGTGATCTGGATGAAAACAAAGATGGCAAAGTGGACTTTCAGGAGTTTGTCGTCTTGGTTGTTGCGCTGACGGTGGCCTGTAACGAGTTCTTTGTAGAGGgcctgaatgaatga
- the LOC127915165 gene encoding protein S100-A1-like isoform X2, with the protein MGSKLESAMEGLIQVFHSYSSKEGDKYKLSKVELKNLLQGELSEFLAACKDPMVVEKIMSDLDENKDGKVDFQEFVVLVVALTVACNEFFVEGLNE; encoded by the exons ATGGGTTCCAAACTCGAGAGTGCAATGGAGGGGCTAATTCAAGTGTTCCACTCATACTCCTCAAAAGAAGGGGACAAGTACAAGCTGAGCAAAGTTGAGCTGAAGAATCTATTGCAGGGTGAACTGAGTGAATTCCTGGCG gcatgCAAGGACCCTATGGTAGTAGAGAAGATCATGAGTGATCTGGATGAAAACAAAGATGGCAAAGTGGACTTTCAGGAGTTTGTCGTCTTGGTTGTTGCGCTGACGGTGGCCTGTAACGAGTTCTTTGTAGAGGgcctgaatgaatga